From a region of the Fusobacterium sp. FSA-380-WT-3A genome:
- a CDS encoding septal ring lytic transglycosylase RlpA family protein: protein MKKFFIILLMLILSISIYANKVSWYAKGFEGKLTASGYIYDSSQYTCASNEYPFGTVLKVTNKENKKSIKVVVIDRGGFEKYGRKLDLSKAAFSKIASLDKGLVNAKIKVVSQENIFKYKQGSPKFTTKEYKKYLN from the coding sequence TTGAAAAAGTTTTTTATTATTTTATTAATGTTAATTTTATCAATTTCAATATATGCTAATAAAGTAAGTTGGTATGCAAAGGGTTTTGAAGGAAAGTTAACAGCTAGTGGATATATTTATGATTCTAGTCAATATACTTGTGCTTCTAATGAATATCCTTTTGGAACTGTTTTAAAAGTAACTAATAAAGAAAATAAAAAATCTATTAAAGTGGTAGTTATAGATAGAGGTGGTTTTGAAAAATACGGTAGAAAATTAGATTTGAGTAAGGCAGCTTTCTCTAAGATTGCTTCTCTTGATAAAGGATTAGTAAATGCTAAAATAAAAGTGGTTAGTCAAGAAAATATTTTTAAATATAAACAAGGAAGTCCTAAGTTTACTACAAAAGAATATAAAAAATATTTAAACTAA
- a CDS encoding O-methyltransferase — protein MLEELKEANQYIIDKIKEEDKLILELEEYAKENNVPIVTKEVAKYLEFMIKTINAKNVLEVGTAIGYSGILMGRLIEKNDGILTTIEIDEERFNEAKKNFEKASLKNVKMILGDATTEIEKLDDKFDFIFIDASKGQYKKFFEDSYKMLNDGGIVFIDNIMFRGYLYKEYPKRFKTIVRKLDEFIDYLYRNYDFTLLPFGDGVGLIRCKK, from the coding sequence TTGTTAGAAGAATTAAAAGAAGCTAATCAATATATAATTGATAAAATAAAAGAGGAAGATAAACTTATATTAGAACTTGAAGAATATGCTAAAGAAAATAATGTTCCTATTGTAACAAAAGAGGTTGCAAAATATTTAGAGTTTATGATAAAAACTATCAATGCAAAAAATGTTTTAGAAGTTGGAACTGCCATTGGTTATTCAGGAATTTTAATGGGAAGACTTATTGAAAAAAATGATGGAATACTTACAACTATTGAGATTGATGAAGAGAGATTTAATGAGGCTAAGAAAAATTTTGAAAAAGCTTCTTTAAAAAATGTAAAGATGATATTAGGAGATGCAACAACTGAAATAGAAAAATTAGATGATAAGTTTGATTTTATATTTATAGATGCTTCTAAAGGACAATATAAGAAATTCTTTGAAGATTCTTATAAAATGCTTAATGATGGTGGAATAGTTTTTATTGATAATATTATGTTTAGAGGATATTTATATAAAGAATATCCAAAAAGATTTAAAACTATTGTAAGAAAATTAGATGAATTTATAGATTATCTTTATAGGAACTACGATTTTACCCTTTTACCTTTTGGCGATGGTGTGGGATTAATTCGTTGTAAAAAATAA
- the rsmB gene encoding 16S rRNA (cytosine(967)-C(5))-methyltransferase RsmB: MNIKQRIIVLLSEVEQGKFSNIALNEYFRENTLSPKERGFITEVFYGVIRNKIFLDYIINQKVKEIKKEWQRQLFRISIYQMTFMNSDVKGIIWEATELTKKKFSVPVGRFVNGVLRNYDREKNEILEKLKNEKAYDILYSYPKWFCEKISEEYGENIEKVLISLKKIPYMAVRVNTLKYSCEEFENLLKEKDINIIKKIDTVYYLDSGIVIYFDEFKNGKIIAQDAASYLSVKNLNPKEGETVLDSCAAPGSKSVLIAEFMKNKGELLSLDIYPHKIKLIEENSKKMGIDIIKAVKLDARKIKEQGKKFDKILVDAPCSGYGVIRKKPEALYNKNFENVEELSNLQYEILESVSNNLVVGGELVYSTCTITKEENTLNVKKFLENHKNFQNIKVEIPENVAGEYDEVGGFLIDYKEEIVDNFYIAKLKKIS, encoded by the coding sequence TTGAATATAAAACAAAGGATAATAGTTTTATTATCAGAGGTAGAACAAGGAAAATTTTCTAATATAGCTTTAAATGAATATTTTAGAGAAAATACTTTAAGCCCAAAGGAAAGAGGCTTTATAACAGAAGTTTTTTATGGAGTTATTAGAAATAAAATATTTTTAGATTATATTATAAATCAAAAAGTAAAAGAGATAAAAAAAGAATGGCAAAGACAACTTTTTAGAATTTCAATATATCAAATGACTTTTATGAATAGTGACGTAAAAGGAATTATTTGGGAAGCTACAGAACTTACAAAGAAAAAATTTAGTGTTCCTGTAGGAAGATTTGTAAATGGTGTTTTAAGAAACTATGACAGAGAAAAAAATGAAATTTTAGAAAAATTAAAAAATGAGAAAGCTTATGATATTCTATACTCATATCCTAAATGGTTTTGTGAAAAAATATCTGAAGAATATGGTGAAAATATAGAAAAAGTTTTAATTTCTTTAAAGAAAATACCTTATATGGCTGTTAGAGTTAATACTCTTAAATATTCTTGTGAAGAATTTGAAAATCTTTTAAAAGAGAAAGATATAAATATTATAAAAAAAATTGATACAGTTTATTATTTAGATTCTGGAATTGTAATATATTTTGATGAATTTAAAAATGGAAAAATAATTGCTCAAGATGCTGCTTCATATCTATCTGTGAAAAATCTAAATCCAAAAGAAGGAGAAACAGTTTTAGACTCTTGTGCAGCTCCTGGAAGTAAAAGTGTTTTAATAGCTGAATTTATGAAAAATAAAGGGGAACTTCTTTCTCTTGATATTTATCCTCATAAAATTAAACTTATAGAAGAAAATAGTAAAAAAATGGGGATAGATATCATAAAGGCTGTAAAACTTGATGCTAGAAAAATAAAAGAGCAAGGAAAGAAATTTGATAAAATTTTAGTTGATGCTCCTTGTAGTGGTTATGGAGTTATAAGAAAAAAACCAGAGGCTCTATACAACAAAAATTTTGAAAATGTAGAAGAACTTTCAAATTTACAATATGAAATTTTAGAAAGTGTAAGTAATAATTTAGTTGTTGGTGGAGAGTTAGTTTACAGTACTTGTACTATTACAAAAGAGGAAAACACTTTAAATGTAAAAAAATTCTTAGAAAATCATAAAAATTTCCAAAATATTAAAGTTGAAATTCCTGAAAATGTAGCAGGAGAATATGACGAAGTTGGAGGATTTTTAATAGATTATAAAGAAGAGATTGTAGACAACTTTTATATAGCAAAACTTAAAAAAATTAGTTAA
- the eutH gene encoding ethanolamine utilization protein EutH, which yields MQINDLIIYIMILFMIVGAIDRIFGNKLGYGKKFEEGIMAMGSLGISMIGIICLSPVIANFLNPIISPLYNFFGIDPGLFPGTILANDMGGYSLGMELAHSKEGGYLGGLILSATLGATLSFSIPVSMGIIKKEDEKYLSKGILAGIITVPFGCFLGGLVAGFNIKFLILNLIPTFILTIILGILLFKYPKKIASGFLIFGKIITILITIGFALESIRVLTGIVIINNMISALEAGETVCKIAMVLSGAFPLVYFITNIFKKFLIKIGNILDVNENSVVGFIACLAHNIPMLALVKDMDPKGKIMNIAFSVSGAFVFGSHLGFTAGIEKSMVVPVIVAKLSGGFLAMFVGNLLYKLEKNN from the coding sequence ATGCAAATAAATGATTTGATTATATATATTATGATATTATTTATGATAGTTGGGGCTATTGATAGAATTTTTGGAAATAAATTAGGTTATGGAAAAAAATTTGAAGAGGGAATAATGGCAATGGGTTCATTGGGAATTTCTATGATAGGAATAATTTGTCTTTCTCCTGTAATTGCCAATTTTTTAAATCCAATTATCTCTCCTTTATATAACTTTTTTGGTATCGACCCTGGACTTTTTCCTGGAACAATTCTTGCCAATGATATGGGAGGTTATTCTTTAGGAATGGAATTAGCTCATAGTAAAGAGGGTGGATATTTAGGAGGTTTAATTTTAAGTGCTACATTAGGAGCTACTCTATCTTTTTCAATTCCTGTTTCTATGGGAATAATAAAAAAAGAAGATGAAAAATATCTTTCAAAAGGAATTTTAGCTGGAATAATTACAGTTCCTTTTGGTTGTTTCTTAGGCGGATTAGTAGCAGGATTTAATATAAAATTTTTAATTTTAAATTTAATTCCAACTTTTATCTTAACAATAATTTTAGGAATTTTACTTTTTAAATATCCAAAAAAAATAGCTAGTGGATTTTTAATTTTTGGAAAAATTATTACAATATTAATAACAATAGGTTTTGCCTTAGAAAGTATTAGAGTTTTGACAGGAATAGTTATAATAAATAATATGATTTCAGCTTTAGAAGCTGGTGAAACGGTTTGTAAAATTGCAATGGTACTTTCAGGAGCTTTTCCTCTTGTATATTTTATAACAAATATTTTTAAAAAATTTTTAATAAAAATTGGAAATATTTTAGATGTGAATGAAAATTCTGTGGTTGGATTTATAGCTTGTCTTGCTCACAATATTCCCATGCTTGCTTTAGTAAAAGATATGGACCCTAAGGGAAAAATAATGAATATAGCCTTTTCTGTAAGTGGAGCCTTTGTTTTTGGAAGTCATTTAGGTTTTACAGCTGGTATAGAAAAATCTATGGTTGTTCCTGTGATTGTAGCAAAGCTTTCAGGGGGATTTTTGGCAATGTTTGTAGGAAATTTATTATATAAATTAGAAAAAAATAATTAA
- a CDS encoding toxin-antitoxin system YwqK family antitoxin, with amino-acid sequence MVNQYNGEGKKEGLWVKYFENGKVKEEKNYVNGVREGEYKCYYSNGQVETRKHYKNGNLDGVYETFLSNGARDTVYHLVNGEMVGRYESFYPNGQTKKLVEYIDSKNTKTNLSFYMDGKVQKDCNIKDGKLSGAYKEYYSNGQLYICAFYENGELNGEYKEYDESGALVKECVYKNNKIEK; translated from the coding sequence ATGGTTAATCAATACAATGGTGAAGGAAAAAAAGAAGGTTTATGGGTAAAATACTTTGAAAATGGCAAAGTAAAAGAAGAAAAAAACTATGTAAATGGAGTTAGAGAGGGTGAATATAAGTGCTACTATTCTAATGGACAAGTAGAAACTAGAAAACATTACAAAAATGGAAATTTAGATGGAGTTTATGAAACTTTTTTATCTAACGGAGCTAGAGATACTGTTTATCATTTAGTTAATGGAGAGATGGTTGGAAGATATGAATCTTTTTATCCAAATGGACAAACTAAAAAACTTGTAGAATATATAGATTCTAAAAATACAAAAACAAACTTATCTTTCTATATGGATGGAAAAGTTCAAAAAGATTGTAATATAAAAGATGGAAAACTTTCAGGTGCTTATAAAGAATACTATTCTAATGGACAGTTATATATATGTGCTTTCTATGAAAATGGTGAATTAAATGGTGAATATAAAGAATACGATGAAAGTGGAGCTTTAGTAAAAGAGTGTGTTTATAAAAATAATAAAATAGAAAAATAA
- a CDS encoding CCA tRNA nucleotidyltransferase: MIIEKLKSLNSNIDNFLYEDTKTTLEKIYFIFKEKNFQGYLVGGIIRDIILSKNTFDIDIVSPNFLEIGNYIINNFPVEKYRINEKFLTFNIKLKNGLNVDIASPRKEIYPFSGSLPVVSPCDIEDDIIRRDFSINSIYLNLQDFKIFDRFKGIEDIKNKKIKILHNKSFYDDPTRILRGIKFASRYNFSFDENTDLLIKKAIKENYLKNISSDRLKNELLLLFKEKNIDLILNYLKNYNVLNFLDIFINTKNIKKYIIFYDSFNKKIKDKFLIESFENFIFITIFFTLDNQNREVLFKLFNISKKKIRKINEFFLYYLDIFPS, from the coding sequence ATGATAATTGAAAAATTAAAATCTCTCAACAGTAATATTGATAATTTTCTTTATGAAGATACAAAAACTACCTTAGAAAAAATCTATTTCATTTTTAAAGAAAAAAATTTTCAAGGTTATTTAGTTGGTGGAATTATAAGAGATATAATTCTTTCAAAAAATACTTTTGATATAGATATAGTATCTCCAAATTTTTTAGAAATTGGAAATTATATAATAAATAATTTTCCTGTAGAAAAATATCGAATAAATGAAAAATTTTTAACTTTTAATATAAAACTTAAAAATGGACTTAATGTGGATATAGCTTCTCCTAGAAAAGAAATTTATCCTTTTTCTGGAAGTTTACCTGTAGTTTCTCCTTGTGATATAGAAGATGATATTATAAGAAGAGATTTTTCTATAAATTCTATTTATTTAAATTTACAAGATTTTAAAATTTTTGATAGATTTAAGGGAATTGAAGATATAAAAAATAAAAAAATAAAAATTTTACATAATAAAAGTTTTTATGATGACCCTACCCGTATTTTACGAGGAATTAAGTTTGCTAGTAGATATAATTTTTCCTTTGATGAAAATACAGATTTATTAATAAAAAAAGCTATAAAAGAGAATTATTTAAAAAACATCTCAAGCGATAGACTTAAAAATGAACTTTTGCTTTTATTTAAAGAAAAAAATATAGATTTAATTTTAAATTATCTAAAAAATTATAATGTATTAAATTTTTTAGATATATTTATAAATACAAAAAATATAAAAAAATATATAATTTTTTACGATTCTTTTAATAAAAAAATAAAAGATAAATTTTTAATTGAATCCTTTGAAAATTTTATTTTTATAACTATTTTTTTTACTTTAGATAATCAGAATAGAGAAGTGTTATTTAAATTATTTAATATCTCTAAGAAAAAAATTAGAAAAATAAATGAATTTTTCCTTTATTACCTTGATATTTTCCCCTCTTAA
- the aroA gene encoding 3-phosphoshikimate 1-carboxyvinyltransferase encodes MKEEYSIKTRENFHTEISIPGSKSMTTRALILASLSENPVILKNPLFSEDIVQMIECLTKLGNKILVSDDKKYIKISGNKKREFGKKTLHVGNSGSVMKFLISYIATGRGEITIDASSRVTSRPIREFVDSMRELGIEIEYLKKSGFLPIKIYSQGTKSNIIKVPGKNSSQYLSSVLLSASHFNSDIEVLTSHKISSKSYIDITLKMLHDFGAKIEKTENGYLVKKTNFDTVKGYLIEGDMASASYFLAAALITNSTIKINNFSYNSIQGDYKFLEIMESLGLKIIERTKTSITVQGVESYEGFSLDLNRTPDLVPTLSIVALFANSPSEIHNVANLRTKGNDRLNSIRTELKKIYGSVTDLPDGIKIIPKKAGTYKGGVMETYNDHRLAMSFSLIGLKVNETSIVNSHCVSKVFPNFFEEFENIYK; translated from the coding sequence ATGAAAGAAGAATATTCGATTAAAACTAGAGAAAATTTCCATACAGAAATTAGTATACCGGGGTCTAAGTCTATGACTACAAGAGCATTGATTCTTGCTTCTTTATCAGAAAATCCTGTTATACTTAAAAATCCACTTTTTAGTGAAGATATAGTTCAAATGATTGAATGTCTTACTAAATTAGGAAATAAAATTCTAGTTTCTGATGACAAAAAATATATTAAAATATCTGGAAATAAAAAAAGAGAATTTGGTAAAAAAACTTTACATGTAGGTAATTCAGGTTCTGTTATGAAATTTTTAATTTCTTATATTGCAACTGGAAGAGGAGAGATAACTATAGATGCTTCATCTAGAGTCACAAGTAGACCTATTCGTGAATTTGTTGATAGCATGAGAGAATTAGGAATTGAAATAGAATATTTAAAAAAATCAGGTTTTCTACCTATAAAAATATATTCTCAAGGAACAAAATCTAATATAATAAAAGTTCCAGGAAAAAATAGTAGTCAGTATTTATCTTCTGTTCTACTTTCTGCTTCACATTTTAATAGTGATATAGAGGTATTAACATCTCATAAAATCAGTTCAAAATCATATATAGATATTACTTTAAAAATGTTGCATGATTTTGGAGCTAAAATAGAAAAAACTGAAAATGGATATTTAGTTAAGAAAACTAATTTTGATACAGTAAAAGGTTATCTTATAGAAGGGGATATGGCTTCTGCTTCATATTTTTTAGCAGCAGCTCTTATAACAAATAGTACAATAAAAATAAATAATTTCTCATATAATAGTATTCAAGGAGATTATAAATTTCTTGAAATTATGGAAAGCCTTGGACTTAAAATTATTGAGAGGACAAAGACTTCTATTACAGTACAAGGAGTTGAATCTTATGAAGGTTTTTCTCTTGACCTTAATAGAACTCCAGACCTTGTTCCAACTCTTTCAATAGTAGCATTATTTGCAAATTCTCCTTCAGAAATACATAATGTTGCAAATTTAAGAACAAAAGGAAATGATAGATTAAATTCTATTCGTACAGAGTTAAAAAAAATATATGGAAGTGTTACAGACCTTCCAGATGGAATAAAAATTATTCCTAAAAAAGCAGGAACTTATAAAGGTGGAGTTATGGAAACATATAATGATCATAGACTTGCAATGAGTTTTTCTTTAATTGGTCTTAAAGTAAATGAAACATCAATTGTTAATAGTCACTGTGTATCTAAAGTTTTTCCTAACTTTTTTGAAGAATTTGAAAATATATATAAATAA
- the coaBC gene encoding bifunctional phosphopantothenoylcysteine decarboxylase/phosphopantothenate--cysteine ligase CoaBC, translating into MKNILLGVCGGIAAYKSANIVSKFKKKGYNVKVIMTKNATEIITPLTLETLSRNKVVVDMWDKNRGYEVEHISLAEWADIVLIAPATYNIIGKIANGIADDMLSTVVSACTKPKYIALAMNVNMYNNPILHENIQKLKKYNYNFIDADEGFLACNTNAKGRLKDEDEIVEIIENALNDENKNLLKGKKILITAGRTEEPIDPVRYLSNNSSGQMGYALANQAVKMGASVTLVSGPTNLPIPKGLCEFVQTRTAMDMYNAVMERFDSQDIGIACAAVADYKPKFYSEQKIKKTDDDLVIVLDRNPDILFNMGQKKTHQILIGFAAETENIIENANKKLIKKNLDMIVANNAHNMRSSNNSATFIKKDGTSIDIPEKTKIQLAVDILKEISKF; encoded by the coding sequence TTGAAAAATATATTACTTGGTGTTTGTGGTGGTATAGCAGCTTATAAATCTGCTAATATAGTTTCTAAATTTAAGAAAAAAGGTTATAATGTAAAAGTTATAATGACAAAAAATGCCACAGAAATTATAACACCTCTTACTCTTGAAACTCTTTCAAGAAATAAAGTTGTAGTTGATATGTGGGATAAAAATAGAGGATATGAAGTTGAACATATATCTTTAGCTGAATGGGCTGATATAGTTTTAATAGCTCCAGCTACTTATAATATCATAGGAAAAATTGCTAATGGTATAGCTGATGATATGCTTTCAACAGTTGTATCAGCTTGTACAAAACCAAAATATATAGCTCTTGCTATGAATGTAAATATGTATAATAATCCTATTCTTCATGAAAATATTCAAAAATTAAAAAAATATAATTATAATTTCATTGATGCTGATGAAGGATTCCTAGCTTGTAATACAAATGCTAAGGGAAGATTAAAAGATGAAGATGAAATTGTTGAAATTATAGAAAATGCTTTAAATGATGAAAATAAAAATTTATTAAAAGGTAAAAAAATTCTTATTACAGCTGGTCGTACAGAAGAACCTATTGACCCTGTTAGATATTTAAGTAATAATTCTAGTGGTCAAATGGGATATGCTTTAGCAAATCAAGCTGTAAAAATGGGAGCTTCTGTAACTTTAGTTTCTGGTCCTACAAATCTTCCAATTCCAAAAGGACTTTGTGAATTTGTACAAACAAGAACGGCTATGGATATGTATAATGCTGTAATGGAAAGATTTGATAGTCAAGATATAGGAATAGCTTGTGCAGCAGTAGCTGACTATAAACCTAAATTTTATTCAGAACAAAAAATAAAAAAAACTGATGATGATTTAGTTATTGTTTTAGATAGAAATCCAGATATATTATTTAATATGGGACAAAAGAAAACTCATCAAATTTTAATTGGATTTGCTGCTGAAACTGAAAATATTATAGAAAATGCCAATAAAAAACTTATTAAGAAAAATCTTGATATGATAGTTGCTAACAATGCTCACAATATGAGAAGTTCTAACAATTCAGCAACTTTTATAAAAAAAGATGGAACTTCAATAGATATTCCTGAAAAAACAAAAATTCAATTAGCTGTTGATATTCTAAAAGAGATATCAAAATTCTAA
- a CDS encoding exonuclease subunit SbcD, which produces MKILHTSDWHLGKKLETAKRIDEQKKFIDTLENIVENENPQIILVAGDIFDTPNPSSEAEGLFFDAMKKISNFGKRAIIIIPGNHDGAERLAASKNLAREFGIIIYEKPFEVKEVGKYGEFQVVKSFEGGLLLNIDKEEIYIYSLPYTNESVIDEEYLNIETFKYKKNPDEISSENIDYSKKIGIILKNGIDFVENLNIPKIIMSHLFIAGSSGDGDEKPIELGGSKAVNLGDLPEADYIALGHIHKPMKYISKRACYSGSPIEYRVTENKYSKKIFMVDVKGKLQTDIKEIQLENYKPIKIYEVSSIEEGITLSKEFMEKNQWIYLKIHTDKYLSSKDIREINKNKNIVEIIPILEGQENENGQNINIDYSQLNIKDAFIEFYKSEDGIEPSGEVVDLFLKLLEEDK; this is translated from the coding sequence ATGAAAATACTTCATACATCAGATTGGCATCTTGGAAAAAAATTAGAAACTGCTAAAAGAATAGATGAACAAAAAAAATTTATAGATACATTGGAAAATATAGTAGAAAATGAAAATCCACAAATTATTTTAGTAGCTGGGGATATATTTGATACTCCTAACCCATCATCTGAAGCTGAAGGATTATTTTTTGATGCAATGAAAAAAATATCAAACTTTGGTAAAAGAGCCATTATAATAATTCCAGGAAACCATGATGGTGCTGAAAGATTGGCTGCTTCTAAAAATTTAGCTAGAGAATTTGGAATTATAATATATGAAAAACCTTTTGAAGTTAAAGAAGTTGGAAAATATGGAGAGTTTCAAGTGGTTAAATCCTTTGAAGGTGGACTTCTATTAAATATTGACAAGGAAGAAATATATATTTATTCTTTGCCTTATACTAATGAAAGCGTAATTGATGAAGAATATTTGAATATAGAAACTTTCAAATATAAAAAAAATCCTGATGAAATATCTTCAGAAAATATAGATTACTCTAAAAAAATTGGAATAATTTTAAAAAATGGAATAGATTTTGTAGAAAATTTAAATATACCTAAAATAATAATGTCACATTTATTTATTGCTGGAAGTAGTGGAGATGGAGATGAAAAACCTATTGAATTAGGTGGAAGTAAGGCTGTAAATTTAGGAGATTTGCCAGAAGCTGATTATATAGCCTTAGGACATATTCATAAACCTATGAAATATATTTCAAAGAGAGCTTGTTATTCAGGTTCTCCAATAGAATATAGAGTAACAGAAAATAAATATTCTAAAAAAATATTTATGGTTGATGTAAAAGGAAAATTACAAACTGATATTAAAGAAATTCAATTAGAAAATTATAAGCCTATAAAAATCTATGAAGTTTCTAGTATTGAAGAGGGAATAACTCTTTCAAAGGAGTTTATGGAAAAAAATCAATGGATATATTTAAAAATTCATACTGATAAATATCTTTCGAGTAAAGATATTAGAGAAATTAATAAAAATAAAAATATAGTTGAGATTATTCCTATTCTTGAAGGGCAAGAAAATGAAAATGGCCAAAATATAAATATTGATTATAGCCAGCTTAATATAAAAGATGCTTTTATTGAATTTTATAAATCTGAAGATGGAATAGAGCCAAGTGGTGAAGTTGTAGATTTATTCTTAAAACTTTTGGAGGAAGATAAATAA